From a single Apium graveolens cultivar Ventura chromosome 2, ASM990537v1, whole genome shotgun sequence genomic region:
- the LOC141695620 gene encoding 2-oxoglutarate-dependent dioxygenase 11-like has product MHLGGYDRPYPVTEDQMVDWSDSLMFRLFPVLARKLKLWPNKPAELKVVVEAYSVKIGNVSRRLLGSLSLIMGMDSNDLPDLYKEMQISMRVNYYHVCCEPEKVMGMSPHSDATTITILLQDNNINYTLT; this is encoded by the exons ATGCATCTTGGTGGTTATGATAGACCTTACCCTGTCACTGAAGATCAGATGGTTGACTGGTCAGATTCACTAATGTTTCGGCTCTTCCCAGTCCTGGCTAGGAAGCTTAAGTTATGGCCAAACAAACCAGCAGAACTCAA AGTGGTTGTTGAAGCATACTCTGTTAAAATTGGAAATGTTAGCAGAAGACTCCTTGGTTCCTTATCCTTGATAATGGGGATGGACAGTAATGATCTTCCTGACCTATACAAGGAAATGCAAATATCTATGCGAGTAAATTACTATCATGTCTGCTGTGAGCCTGAAAAAGTAATGGGAATGAGTCCACACTCTGATGCAACCACCATAACTATACTTTTACAGGATAACAACATTAACTATACTCTTACATGA